A DNA window from Bacteroides cellulosilyticus contains the following coding sequences:
- a CDS encoding RNA degradosome polyphosphate kinase, with the protein MENQYQYFKRDISWLSFNYRVLLEAEDDTLPLYERINFISIYSSNLEEFYKIRVADHKAIATGAAQSDEETVQSTIELVDAINLEVNRQMEDRIRIYEQKILPALKKNHIIFYQSRNVEPFHHDFVRRFFREEIFPFLQPVPVSKDKVISFLRDNRLYLAVRLQQKGLPPGAPGRTQYFVMKQPYSKVPRFIELPKVGNNYYLMFIEDIIKANLDVIFPGYDVESSYCIKISRDADILIDDAANTSEIIEQVKTKVKKRKIGDVCRFVYDRAMPQDFLDFLVDAFHIDRRELVPGDKHLNLEDLRHLPNPNPNIHPIRKPQPMKLTCLDERESIFRYVEKKDLLLHYPYHSFEHFIHFLYEAVHEPTVREIMVTQYRVAENSAVINTLIAAAQNGKKVTVFVELKARFDEENNLATAEMMKASGINIIYSIPKLKVHAKVALVLRRNAEGKKLTSYAYISTGNFNEKTATLYADSGLFTCNRIIVNDLYNLFRTLQGKENLKFHRLLVARFNLIPELNRLIDHEMELAKKGKVGRIILKMNALQDPTMINRLYEASQAGVEIDLIVRGICCLIPGQTYSRNIRVTRIVDTFLEHARIWYFGNGGNPKLFLGSPDWMRRNLYRRIEAITPILDPDAKQELIDMLSIQLSDKRKACFVDENLRNCWKSAHPQKEKVRSQYTFYEYLKEKTE; encoded by the coding sequence ATGGAAAACCAATATCAATATTTTAAACGGGACATTAGTTGGCTGTCATTCAATTACCGCGTTCTGTTGGAAGCGGAAGATGACACCTTGCCTCTGTATGAACGCATTAACTTTATATCCATTTATTCTTCCAACCTGGAAGAGTTCTACAAGATACGTGTTGCCGACCATAAAGCAATAGCTACCGGTGCCGCACAAAGTGACGAGGAAACCGTACAGTCTACCATCGAACTGGTGGATGCGATAAACCTTGAAGTAAACCGCCAAATGGAGGACCGTATCCGTATCTACGAGCAAAAGATACTTCCTGCCCTGAAGAAAAATCATATCATTTTCTATCAGAGCCGAAATGTGGAACCCTTCCATCACGACTTCGTGCGACGTTTCTTCCGGGAAGAAATTTTCCCGTTCCTGCAACCTGTGCCGGTGTCCAAGGACAAGGTCATTTCGTTTCTGCGCGATAACCGTCTGTATCTTGCCGTCCGTCTTCAACAGAAAGGATTGCCGCCCGGTGCTCCGGGACGTACGCAATATTTCGTAATGAAACAGCCGTACAGCAAAGTACCACGTTTCATAGAGTTACCCAAAGTAGGAAACAACTATTATCTGATGTTCATAGAGGATATCATCAAGGCTAATCTGGATGTTATCTTTCCGGGCTATGATGTAGAAAGCAGTTATTGCATCAAGATTTCGCGCGATGCGGATATACTGATAGACGATGCCGCCAACACTTCCGAAATCATCGAACAGGTAAAGACTAAAGTAAAGAAACGCAAGATAGGAGATGTGTGCCGCTTTGTGTATGACCGTGCCATGCCGCAGGATTTTCTTGATTTCCTGGTGGACGCTTTCCATATCGACCGCCGCGAGTTAGTTCCGGGAGACAAGCATCTCAACCTGGAAGACTTGCGCCATTTGCCTAATCCCAACCCCAATATACACCCTATACGGAAGCCGCAACCGATGAAACTGACCTGCCTTGATGAACGGGAATCCATATTCCGCTATGTGGAGAAAAAGGATTTGCTGTTACATTATCCTTACCATTCATTCGAACATTTCATCCACTTCCTGTACGAAGCCGTACACGAACCTACCGTGCGTGAAATCATGGTAACACAATACCGGGTTGCCGAGAACTCCGCTGTAATCAATACTCTGATAGCCGCCGCACAGAATGGCAAAAAGGTTACTGTTTTTGTGGAACTGAAAGCCCGCTTCGACGAAGAAAACAACCTTGCCACTGCTGAAATGATGAAAGCTTCGGGCATTAATATCATATATAGTATTCCTAAATTAAAGGTACATGCCAAGGTCGCCCTCGTCCTTCGGCGCAACGCGGAAGGGAAAAAACTAACCAGTTATGCCTATATCAGCACCGGTAACTTCAATGAAAAGACGGCTACGCTCTACGCAGACAGTGGTCTATTTACTTGTAACCGGATCATCGTGAACGATCTGTACAACTTGTTCCGTACCCTTCAAGGTAAAGAGAATCTGAAGTTCCATCGCTTACTGGTAGCACGTTTTAACCTGATACCGGAACTGAACCGTCTGATTGATCATGAAATGGAACTGGCGAAAAAAGGAAAAGTCGGTCGCATCATACTAAAGATGAATGCACTGCAAGATCCTACTATGATAAACCGTCTGTATGAAGCCTCGCAAGCCGGTGTGGAAATAGACCTGATTGTCCGTGGCATCTGCTGCCTGATACCGGGGCAAACATACAGTCGTAACATTCGTGTCACACGTATTGTGGATACATTTCTGGAACACGCGCGTATATGGTATTTCGGTAATGGAGGAAATCCGAAACTATTCCTCGGCTCACCGGACTGGATGCGGCGTAATCTGTACCGTCGCATCGAGGCCATCACCCCCATACTGGATCCGGATGCAAAGCAGGAATTGATAGATATGCTTTCTATCCAGCTCTCAGATAAGCGTAAAGCCTGTTTTGTAGATGAGAATCTGCGTAACTGTTGGAAATCAGCTCATCCGCAAAAGGAAAAAGTACGTTCACAATATACTTTTTATGAATACCTGAAGGAGAAAACCGAATAG
- a CDS encoding metallophosphoesterase family protein, translated as MTKVGLLSDTHGYWDEKYLQYFETCDEIWHAGDIGSLEVAQKLAAFRPFRAVYGNIDGQDIRQVYPQINRFTVDGAEVLIKHIGGYPGNYDPSIRGSILVRPPKLFISGHSHILKVKYDKTLDMLHINPGAAGMSGFHKVRTMVRFIVDNGVFKDLEVIELAG; from the coding sequence ATGACAAAAGTTGGTTTATTATCCGATACACACGGATATTGGGATGAAAAGTATCTGCAATATTTTGAAACGTGTGATGAAATCTGGCATGCCGGTGACATCGGTTCGCTGGAAGTGGCGCAGAAGTTGGCGGCATTCCGTCCTTTCCGTGCCGTGTATGGCAACATTGACGGGCAAGACATCCGTCAGGTTTATCCGCAAATCAACCGTTTTACTGTTGACGGTGCTGAAGTGCTGATAAAACATATTGGCGGCTATCCGGGCAATTACGATCCTTCCATACGGGGAAGCATTCTGGTGCGTCCGCCCAAACTTTTCATTAGCGGACATTCTCATATATTGAAGGTGAAGTATGACAAAACACTGGATATGCTGCACATCAATCCGGGTGCCGCAGGTATGTCCGGATTCCATAAGGTACGCACAATGGTCCGTTTCATTGTTGACAATGGAGTGTTCAAGGATCTTGAAGTAATAGAGTTGGCAGGTTGA
- a CDS encoding zinc metallopeptidase gives MEGMIGIQWIIFIGIAVVSWLVQMNLQNKFKKYSKIPTGNGMTGRDVALQMLHDNGIYDVQVTHTPGQLTDHYNPANKTVNLSEGVYESNSIMAAAVAAHECGHAVQHARAYAPLTMRSKLVPVVSFASQWMTWLLLGGILLLNTFPQLLLAGIILFAMTTLFSFVTLPVEIDASKRALVWLSRSGITNSYNHKQAEDALRSAAYTYVVAALGSLATLIYYIMIFMGRRD, from the coding sequence ATGGAAGGAATGATAGGAATACAATGGATTATCTTTATTGGTATAGCTGTAGTCAGCTGGCTGGTGCAAATGAACTTGCAGAACAAGTTCAAGAAGTACTCCAAGATCCCTACCGGTAATGGAATGACGGGTCGTGATGTTGCCCTCCAGATGCTACATGACAATGGAATTTATGATGTTCAGGTGACACATACGCCGGGACAACTGACAGACCACTATAACCCTGCCAATAAGACAGTAAACCTGAGTGAAGGTGTATATGAAAGTAACAGTATCATGGCTGCTGCCGTTGCCGCTCATGAGTGTGGGCACGCAGTGCAGCATGCACGGGCTTATGCTCCGCTGACTATGCGTAGCAAGTTGGTGCCGGTGGTATCGTTTGCTTCACAATGGATGACCTGGTTGTTGCTGGGTGGTATCTTGCTGTTGAACACGTTCCCGCAGTTATTGCTGGCAGGTATTATCCTGTTTGCTATGACCACACTGTTCAGTTTCGTCACTTTGCCGGTGGAAATAGACGCAAGTAAGCGTGCATTGGTATGGTTGAGCCGTTCGGGCATTACGAACTCTTACAATCATAAGCAGGCTGAAGATGCACTTCGCTCCGCTGCTTATACCTATGTGGTGGCTGCATTGGGTTCATTGGCAACGCTGATTTACTACATTATGATATTTATGGGACGCAGAGACTAA
- a CDS encoding inorganic phosphate transporter — METIYLCIVIFLFVLAVFDLIVGVSNDAVNFLQSSVGAKAASFKTVLFIAGIGVFIGAALSNGMMDIARHGIYQPQHFYFAEIMCILLAVMLTDVVLLDVFNTMGMPTSTTVSMVFELLGGTFALALIKVQGSDTLGLGDLINTDKALSVIMAIFVSVAIAFFFGMLVQWLARVVFTFNYKKKMKYSIGIFGGIAVTSIIYFMLIKGLKDSSFMTPDNKQWIQDNTVMLIGFCFIFFTILMQVLHWLKINVFKVVVLLGTFALALAFAGNDLVNFIGVPLAGYSSFIDFTTNGAGSSPDGFLMSSLLGPAKTPWYFLFGAGVIMVYALCTSKKAHNVIKTSVDLARQDEGEENFGSTPIARTLVRLSMTMSNNISKVMPEGMKRWLDTRFRKDEAILADGAAFDLVRASVNLVLAGLLIALGTSLKLPLSTTYVTFMVAMGTSLADRAWGRDSAVFRITGVLSVIGGWFITAGAAFTICFFVAMIIHFGGTFAIIALIGLAIFSLIRSQVMYKKRKAKEKGNETIKQLMQSSNNAEILELLRKHTREELVKVLAFTEENLERTVTAFLHENLRGLRRSMGSVKFEKQLIKQMKRTGTLAMCRLDNNTVLEKGLYYYQGNDFASELVYSIGRLCEPCLEHIDNNFKPLDTIQKGEFSDVTEDIIYLLQVCRHKMENNDYESFENELRKANDLNGQLSHLKREELQRIQSQAGSIKVSMVYLTMIQEAQNVVTYTINLMKVSRKFQLME, encoded by the coding sequence ATGGAAACTATTTATCTATGCATTGTCATCTTCCTGTTCGTCCTTGCGGTGTTCGACCTCATTGTGGGCGTCAGTAATGATGCAGTCAATTTTCTTCAATCGTCAGTCGGGGCAAAAGCTGCTTCTTTCAAAACCGTACTGTTTATAGCCGGTATAGGCGTATTCATCGGTGCAGCGTTGTCCAACGGAATGATGGACATCGCCCGGCACGGTATCTATCAACCACAGCATTTCTACTTTGCCGAAATCATGTGCATCCTGCTTGCCGTGATGCTGACGGACGTTGTGCTGCTGGACGTTTTCAACACAATGGGTATGCCGACTTCCACTACCGTATCCATGGTATTCGAGTTACTCGGAGGTACATTCGCATTGGCACTGATCAAGGTGCAAGGCAGTGATACGCTGGGACTAGGTGATCTCATAAACACAGACAAAGCGTTGTCCGTCATTATGGCAATCTTCGTTTCTGTCGCTATCGCCTTCTTCTTCGGTATGCTGGTACAATGGCTGGCACGCGTGGTGTTCACTTTCAACTACAAGAAGAAGATGAAATACAGCATCGGGATCTTCGGAGGTATTGCCGTTACGTCCATCATCTATTTCATGCTGATAAAAGGTTTGAAGGACAGCTCATTCATGACTCCCGACAACAAACAATGGATACAGGACAACACGGTTATGCTGATCGGTTTCTGTTTCATATTTTTCACGATACTCATGCAAGTACTGCACTGGCTCAAAATCAATGTATTCAAAGTAGTGGTTTTGCTGGGTACTTTCGCTCTGGCTCTCGCCTTTGCTGGCAATGACCTCGTAAACTTCATAGGCGTACCTTTAGCCGGATATTCTTCTTTCATCGACTTTACCACTAATGGAGCAGGCAGTTCGCCGGACGGTTTCCTGATGTCCTCACTTCTCGGTCCCGCCAAAACACCCTGGTATTTTCTCTTCGGAGCAGGTGTCATCATGGTATACGCTCTCTGCACTTCTAAAAAAGCACATAATGTAATCAAGACTTCCGTCGACCTTGCCCGCCAGGATGAAGGAGAAGAGAACTTCGGAAGCACGCCGATTGCCCGCACACTGGTACGTTTAAGTATGACAATGTCCAATAATATTTCTAAAGTGATGCCCGAAGGTATGAAGCGTTGGCTCGACACCCGCTTCCGCAAAGACGAGGCCATCCTTGCCGATGGCGCTGCATTCGATCTGGTTCGCGCTTCAGTAAACTTGGTATTGGCAGGTCTGCTCATTGCATTGGGTACTTCATTAAAATTACCTCTTTCCACCACTTATGTGACTTTCATGGTTGCCATGGGTACTTCCCTCGCCGACCGTGCCTGGGGACGTGACTCTGCCGTATTCCGTATCACAGGTGTACTTAGTGTGATTGGTGGCTGGTTTATTACAGCCGGTGCCGCATTTACCATCTGTTTCTTCGTTGCCATGATAATCCACTTCGGTGGTACATTTGCCATCATCGCGCTGATTGGCTTGGCAATATTCTCACTCATTCGTAGCCAGGTGATGTACAAGAAACGCAAAGCTAAAGAAAAAGGGAATGAAACCATCAAACAACTGATGCAGAGTAGCAACAATGCAGAAATTCTGGAACTGCTGCGTAAACATACCCGTGAAGAGTTAGTGAAGGTACTGGCATTTACCGAAGAAAACTTAGAACGTACCGTAACGGCGTTCCTGCACGAAAACCTTCGCGGATTACGTCGTTCCATGGGTTCAGTAAAATTTGAAAAACAACTCATTAAGCAGATGAAACGTACCGGGACCCTCGCCATGTGTCGTCTGGACAACAATACGGTATTGGAAAAAGGTCTTTACTACTATCAAGGTAATGATTTCGCCAGCGAACTGGTATACAGCATCGGACGTCTCTGTGAACCTTGTCTTGAACATATTGACAATAACTTCAAGCCATTGGATACCATTCAGAAAGGTGAGTTCTCTGACGTTACGGAAGATATAATCTACTTATTACAAGTTTGTCGTCACAAGATGGAAAATAACGATTATGAAAGCTTTGAGAATGAACTCCGGAAAGCGAATGATCTGAACGGACAGTTATCGCACCTGAAGCGTGAAGAGTTACAGCGCATTCAAAGTCAGGCCGGTAGCATCAAGGTCAGCATGGTTTATCTGACAATGATACAGGAAGCCCAGAACGTTGTTACTTATACAATCAACCTGATGAAAGTCAGTCGCAAGTTCCAACTGATGGAATAA
- the rfbA gene encoding glucose-1-phosphate thymidylyltransferase RfbA — translation MKGIILAGGSATRLYPLSKAISKQIMPVYDKPMIYYPLSTLMLAGIREVLIISTPRDLPMFRELLGTGEELGMSFSYKIQEKPNGLAQAFVLGAEFLNGEPGCLILGDNMFYGQGFSAMLKRAASIEKGACIFGYYVKDPRAYGVVEFDADGKAISLEEKPAQPKSNYAVPGLYFYDSTVTAKAAALKPSARGEYEITDLNRLYLDEGTLKVEIFGRGFAWLDTGNCDSLLEASNFVATIQNRQGFRVSCIEEIAWRKGWIDADQLYRLGEQLGKTEYGTYLMELANSHR, via the coding sequence ATGAAAGGAATTATTCTTGCCGGTGGTAGCGCCACCCGCCTTTACCCCTTATCAAAGGCTATTTCCAAGCAGATTATGCCGGTTTATGACAAGCCGATGATTTACTATCCGCTTTCCACGCTTATGTTGGCGGGGATACGCGAAGTGTTGATTATTTCCACTCCACGTGACTTACCCATGTTTCGCGAATTGCTCGGTACGGGTGAAGAGCTCGGAATGTCCTTCTCTTATAAGATACAGGAGAAACCCAACGGACTGGCACAGGCTTTTGTCCTGGGGGCCGAGTTTCTGAACGGTGAACCGGGATGTCTTATCCTGGGTGATAATATGTTCTACGGTCAGGGCTTCTCTGCTATGCTGAAGCGTGCCGCTTCGATAGAAAAAGGCGCATGTATCTTCGGCTATTATGTAAAGGACCCGCGTGCCTATGGCGTGGTGGAATTCGATGCCGACGGCAAAGCCATTTCGCTCGAAGAGAAGCCTGCGCAACCCAAAAGCAACTATGCCGTGCCCGGTCTTTATTTCTATGACTCTACTGTCACTGCCAAGGCTGCCGCTTTGAAGCCGTCTGCCCGTGGCGAATATGAAATCACCGATCTTAACCGCCTGTATCTGGATGAAGGCACACTGAAAGTTGAAATCTTCGGCCGTGGTTTTGCATGGCTCGATACGGGTAACTGTGACAGTCTGTTGGAAGCAAGCAACTTTGTGGCTACCATACAGAACCGACAAGGTTTCCGCGTCAGCTGTATCGAAGAAATAGCCTGGCGCAAAGGTTGGATAGATGCCGATCAGTTATATCGTCTTGGTGAACAACTCGGCAAAACGGAATACGGTACATACCTGATGGAACTTGCCAATTCCCACCGTTGA
- the menA gene encoding 1,4-dihydroxy-2-naphthoate octaprenyltransferase, with product MKEIKQNSPRAWLLAARPKTLTGAIIPVLIGTSLAFADGQFKIVPALLCMLFACGMQIAANFINDLFDFLKGTDRTDRLGPERACAQGWITPGAMKVGIGVIVILSCLSGLGLLYTSWGELPHGGWELIVLGVFCVIFAFLYTTVLSYQGWGDLLVLIFFGFVPVGGTYYVQAYTFTPNVIIASLISGLVIDTLLVVNNYRDRDQDALSGKRTLIVRFGEPFGRYLYLWLGIIATLLSFWFAQGWNYAGIFMPFTYLYFHVTTWKRMVKIRGGKKLNSILGETSRNMLFMGILLSVIIAMMK from the coding sequence ATGAAAGAGATCAAACAGAATTCCCCCCGTGCATGGCTCCTTGCAGCCCGTCCCAAAACCTTGACGGGAGCTATCATTCCTGTGCTGATAGGTACTTCACTGGCATTTGCCGATGGACAATTCAAAATTGTTCCCGCTCTGCTGTGTATGCTCTTTGCCTGCGGTATGCAGATCGCCGCCAACTTCATCAACGACCTCTTCGACTTCCTGAAAGGTACCGACCGTACCGACCGCCTGGGGCCGGAACGTGCCTGCGCACAAGGCTGGATTACACCGGGAGCCATGAAAGTGGGAATCGGTGTCATTGTCATTCTTTCCTGTCTTTCCGGTCTCGGACTGCTATACACAAGTTGGGGAGAACTGCCCCATGGTGGATGGGAACTCATTGTGCTGGGAGTATTCTGCGTAATATTTGCCTTTCTTTATACCACCGTCCTCTCCTATCAAGGTTGGGGCGACTTACTGGTGCTGATATTCTTCGGCTTTGTTCCGGTAGGCGGCACATACTATGTGCAGGCATATACATTCACCCCAAACGTCATCATTGCTTCGCTCATCAGCGGACTGGTAATAGATACCTTATTAGTTGTGAACAATTATCGCGACCGCGATCAGGATGCCCTCAGTGGAAAACGTACGCTCATCGTCCGTTTCGGAGAACCTTTCGGCAGATACCTTTACCTCTGGCTCGGCATCATCGCGACGTTGCTTTCCTTCTGGTTTGCCCAAGGCTGGAACTATGCAGGTATCTTCATGCCTTTCACCTACCTTTATTTCCACGTAACTACCTGGAAACGCATGGTAAAGATACGAGGCGGTAAAAAATTAAACAGCATACTGGGCGAGACTTCGCGCAATATGCTGTTTATGGGGATTCTTCTTAGTGTTATAATAGCAATGATGAAATGA
- a CDS encoding alpha-L-fucosidase: protein MKTHLLLSLLFAASFLPAKARTYQPSAENLKARQEFQDNKFGIFLHWGLYCMLATGEWTMTNKDLNYKEYAKLAGGFYPSKFSAAEWVSAIKASGAKYICFTSRHHEGFSMFHTKYSDYNIVDATPFKRDVVKELADECHKQGIRLHFYYSHIDWYREDAPWGRTGRGTGRPNPKGDWKSYYTFMNNQLTELLTNYGPIGAIWFDGWWDQDANPDFDWQLPEQYALIHRLQPACLVGNNHHQVPFPGEDIQIFERDLPGENSAGLSGQDVSHLPLETCETMNGMWGYKITDQDYKSTKTLIHYLVKAAGKDANLLMNIGPQPDGCLPEVAVQRLKEVGEWMKVYGETIYGTRGGIIPPHDWGVTTQKGNRLFVHILNLKDNALYLPLDGKMVKKGFLFKDQSPVRIARTGQGVVLQLPEVPADTDYVIELQLVGQ from the coding sequence ATGAAAACACACCTTCTTTTATCCCTTTTGTTTGCAGCATCCTTTTTGCCTGCAAAAGCGCGGACTTATCAACCGTCTGCCGAGAATCTGAAAGCCCGTCAGGAGTTTCAAGACAACAAGTTTGGAATATTTCTGCACTGGGGACTATACTGTATGTTGGCTACCGGTGAGTGGACGATGACCAATAAAGATTTGAACTATAAAGAATATGCCAAACTTGCCGGAGGTTTCTATCCTTCCAAGTTTAGTGCGGCTGAATGGGTAAGTGCCATTAAGGCATCGGGAGCCAAATATATCTGCTTTACGAGTCGTCACCATGAAGGGTTCTCTATGTTTCATACCAAGTATTCTGATTATAATATTGTAGATGCAACCCCTTTCAAGCGCGATGTAGTAAAAGAATTGGCAGACGAATGTCATAAACAAGGTATTCGGCTTCATTTCTATTACTCCCATATCGACTGGTATCGTGAAGATGCACCTTGGGGGCGTACAGGGCGTGGAACCGGAAGACCTAATCCGAAGGGAGATTGGAAAAGCTATTATACTTTTATGAATAACCAGTTGACGGAGTTGTTGACGAACTACGGTCCGATAGGTGCTATCTGGTTCGATGGCTGGTGGGACCAGGATGCTAATCCGGATTTTGATTGGCAGCTACCGGAACAATATGCGCTAATACATCGCCTGCAACCTGCTTGTCTGGTAGGGAACAACCATCATCAGGTACCTTTTCCAGGGGAAGATATACAAATCTTCGAGCGTGATCTGCCGGGGGAAAACAGTGCCGGACTATCTGGGCAGGATGTCAGTCACCTGCCTCTGGAAACTTGTGAAACCATGAACGGGATGTGGGGATATAAGATTACCGATCAAGATTATAAGTCAACGAAAACATTAATACATTATCTGGTGAAGGCTGCCGGAAAGGATGCGAATCTACTGATGAATATCGGCCCTCAGCCGGACGGATGTCTGCCGGAAGTTGCAGTTCAGAGGCTGAAAGAAGTGGGAGAGTGGATGAAAGTGTATGGCGAAACGATTTATGGCACTCGTGGAGGTATTATTCCTCCACATGATTGGGGAGTGACAACACAAAAGGGAAACCGACTTTTTGTTCACATCCTGAACTTGAAGGATAATGCGCTTTATCTTCCATTGGATGGAAAAATGGTGAAGAAGGGCTTTCTGTTTAAAGATCAATCCCCGGTACGAATTGCCCGTACCGGACAGGGAGTGGTATTGCAATTACCGGAAGTTCCCGCAGATACGGATTACGTGATAGAGTTACAACTTGTTGGGCAATAG
- the rfbB gene encoding dTDP-glucose 4,6-dehydratase has protein sequence MKTYLVTGAAGFIGANYIKHILAKHDDVKLVILDALTYAGNLGTIAKDIDDERCIFVKGDICDRVLADELFAKFKFDYVVNFAAESHVDRSIENPQLFLVTNILGTQNLLDAARRAWVTGKDENGYPTWRKGVRYHQVSTDEVYGSLGAEGYFTEQTPLCPHSPYSASKTSADMVVMAYHDTYKMPVTITRCSNNYGPYHFPEKLIPLIIKNILEGKKLPVYGDGSNVRDWLYVEDHCKAIDLVVREGVEGEVYNVGGHNEKTNLEIVKLTIATIHRLMTEKPEYREVLKKKVKDEDGQIDISWINEDLITFVKDRLGHDQRYAIDPAKITAALGWYPETKFEDGIVKTIEWYLNNQDWVEEVTSGDYQHYYEKMYGKR, from the coding sequence ATGAAGACTTATCTCGTAACCGGTGCAGCCGGGTTTATCGGCGCGAATTATATCAAGCACATTCTGGCAAAGCATGATGATGTCAAGCTTGTGATACTGGATGCTTTGACTTATGCCGGCAACCTCGGTACCATCGCCAAAGACATTGATGATGAACGTTGTATCTTCGTGAAGGGTGACATTTGCGACCGTGTATTGGCTGACGAACTGTTTGCCAAGTTCAAATTCGACTATGTGGTGAACTTTGCCGCTGAAAGTCATGTAGACCGCAGTATTGAAAATCCGCAGCTTTTCCTGGTTACTAACATTCTGGGTACGCAGAACCTGCTGGATGCAGCGCGTCGTGCCTGGGTGACGGGTAAGGATGAAAATGGTTATCCTACCTGGCGCAAGGGTGTACGCTATCATCAGGTTTCTACCGATGAAGTATATGGCTCATTGGGTGCCGAAGGATACTTCACGGAGCAAACTCCGCTTTGCCCGCACAGTCCTTACAGTGCTTCCAAGACAAGTGCCGATATGGTGGTTATGGCTTATCATGATACGTATAAGATGCCGGTAACCATTACCCGCTGCTCCAATAACTACGGTCCGTATCATTTCCCCGAAAAGCTGATTCCGCTGATTATCAAGAATATTCTGGAAGGAAAGAAGCTTCCTGTTTATGGTGACGGTAGCAATGTGCGCGACTGGTTGTATGTGGAAGACCACTGCAAAGCTATCGACCTGGTAGTTCGCGAAGGCGTAGAAGGTGAAGTGTACAATGTAGGCGGTCATAATGAAAAGACCAACCTCGAAATCGTGAAGCTGACTATTGCCACTATCCACCGATTGATGACAGAGAAACCGGAATATCGTGAAGTTCTGAAGAAGAAAGTGAAGGATGAAGACGGTCAGATTGATATCAGCTGGATTAATGAAGACCTGATTACCTTCGTGAAAGACCGTCTCGGCCATGACCAGCGCTATGCCATCGATCCGGCAAAGATCACTGCCGCTTTAGGCTGGTATCCCGAAACGAAATTCGAAGACGGTATCGTGAAGACTATCGAGTGGTATCTGAATAATCAGGACTGGGTGGAAGAAGTAACCAGCGGTGATTATCAGCACTATTACGAGAAGATGTACGGAAAGAGATGA
- a CDS encoding metallophosphoesterase, whose amino-acid sequence MKNLFYICVLSLLFFSSCKSGSSMFSSSKSGSGYKGISRVRTYEFTHPDVPTAFDGFRIAFISDLHYRSLFKEKGLANLVKLLNSQHADALLIGGDLHEGCEYVQPLLAALSGVKTPMGTYVVLGNNDYEACYDDIVRELQKYGMHLLEHKVDTLRRNGEEILIAGVRNPFNLKKNGTSPTLGLSPDDFVILLTHTPDYAEDVPITNTDLVLAGHTHGGQVTLFGLYAPIIPSHYGKRFRTGLKYNSHHIPMIITNGIGTSNKNIRLFAPSEVVMIILHQQKD is encoded by the coding sequence ATGAAGAATTTATTTTATATATGCGTCCTTTCCTTACTATTCTTTTCTTCCTGTAAGTCGGGTAGCAGTATGTTTTCGTCTTCCAAGTCCGGTTCCGGATATAAAGGCATCAGCCGGGTAAGGACTTATGAATTTACCCATCCCGATGTACCGACCGCTTTCGATGGTTTTCGTATTGCTTTTATATCCGACTTGCATTATAGAAGTCTTTTCAAAGAGAAGGGACTGGCCAATTTAGTCAAGTTGCTCAATAGCCAGCATGCAGATGCTTTGTTGATAGGTGGTGACTTGCATGAAGGTTGCGAATATGTTCAGCCCCTTTTGGCTGCCCTGTCCGGGGTGAAAACACCGATGGGGACGTATGTCGTACTGGGCAATAATGACTATGAAGCCTGTTATGATGATATTGTACGTGAATTGCAGAAGTACGGTATGCACTTGCTGGAACATAAAGTAGATACTTTGAGACGGAACGGAGAAGAAATTTTGATTGCCGGTGTGCGTAATCCTTTCAATTTAAAGAAGAATGGCACATCTCCCACACTTGGACTTTCACCCGATGATTTTGTCATTCTGCTGACGCATACGCCTGACTATGCGGAAGATGTTCCCATTACGAATACCGATCTCGTACTTGCCGGACATACTCATGGAGGGCAGGTCACTCTATTTGGCTTGTACGCACCGATCATTCCATCCCATTATGGCAAGCGTTTCCGCACCGGATTGAAATACAACTCGCATCACATACCGATGATTATAACCAATGGCATCGGTACATCCAATAAGAATATCCGGCTCTTTGCCCCCAGCGAAGTGGTGATGATTATACTGCATCAGCAGAAAGATTAA